From a region of the Nonlabens dokdonensis DSW-6 genome:
- a CDS encoding transketolase family protein — MKIYENTGNKDTRSGFGDGLTELGQTNKDVVALCADLTGSLKMNAFANNHPDRFFQVGIAEANMMGMAAGMTIGGKIPFTGTFANFSTGRVYDQIRQSIAYSDKNVKICASHSGLTLGEDGATHQILEDIGLMKMLPGMTVINTCDYNQTKAATLAIAKHHGPVYLRFGRPKVANFTPENGTFEIGKAVQLQEGTDVTIVATGHLVWEALEAAKTLHEKGISAEVINIHTIKPLDEEAIIKSVQKTGCIVTAEEHNYLGGLGESVARTLSLHHPTPQEFVATNDTFGESGTPAQLLEKYGLNAENIALKAEKVIKRK, encoded by the coding sequence ATGAAAATTTACGAAAACACAGGAAATAAAGACACGAGATCAGGTTTTGGTGATGGCTTAACTGAACTAGGTCAAACTAATAAAGATGTTGTAGCACTTTGTGCAGATCTTACTGGCTCGCTTAAAATGAATGCTTTTGCAAACAATCATCCAGATCGTTTCTTTCAAGTAGGGATTGCCGAAGCAAACATGATGGGAATGGCAGCAGGAATGACCATAGGAGGAAAAATTCCTTTTACGGGAACTTTTGCAAACTTTTCTACAGGGCGTGTTTATGACCAGATAAGACAAAGTATCGCTTACTCAGACAAGAATGTAAAAATATGTGCTTCTCACTCTGGATTAACTCTAGGTGAAGATGGTGCAACACACCAGATTCTTGAAGATATAGGGTTAATGAAAATGTTACCTGGAATGACTGTAATCAACACTTGTGATTACAATCAGACTAAAGCAGCAACACTAGCTATCGCAAAGCATCACGGACCAGTTTATTTAAGATTCGGACGTCCTAAAGTAGCTAATTTCACTCCAGAAAATGGAACTTTTGAAATAGGTAAAGCGGTACAACTTCAAGAAGGAACTGATGTTACCATCGTAGCAACAGGACATTTAGTTTGGGAAGCACTAGAAGCTGCCAAAACTCTTCATGAAAAAGGCATCAGTGCAGAGGTGATTAATATTCACACCATCAAACCTCTAGATGAGGAAGCGATCATTAAATCAGTTCAAAAAACTGGTTGCATCGTTACTGCTGAAGAGCATAATTATCTAGGCGGTTTAGGTGAAAGTGTGGCGAGAACTCTTTCTCTTCATCATCCTACTCCACAGGAGTTTGTTGCCACTAATGATACTTTTGGTGAAAGTGGTACTCCAGCACAGTTATTAGAAAAATACGGTCTTAATGCCGAAAACATAGCTCTTAAAGCTGAAAAAGTGATCAAAAGAAAATAA
- a CDS encoding class I SAM-dependent methyltransferase — protein MIKIKKNKKPWPTRDAMQQVYELNLWGENGGEFYSGEGSHNPYIIAPYIKCVSQFLNSFEEPISICDLGCGDFNIGKEFVDLCKSYTAVDIVPELISRNKKYFKEANLSFQCIDIAKDQLPKADCVIIRQVLQHLSNNEIKQIVNKLPTYRYIILTEHLPEGAFVPNLDIISGQGIRIKKKSGVDLLAEPFNLKVKKSSILEQTQLKNHKGIISTALYEMF, from the coding sequence ATGATTAAAATTAAAAAGAATAAAAAACCTTGGCCTACTCGTGATGCGATGCAACAAGTTTATGAACTAAATTTATGGGGAGAAAATGGAGGTGAATTTTATTCTGGAGAAGGTTCTCATAATCCTTATATCATTGCACCATATATAAAATGTGTATCTCAATTTTTAAATTCTTTTGAAGAGCCTATTAGTATTTGCGATTTAGGTTGTGGAGATTTTAATATAGGTAAAGAGTTTGTCGATTTATGTAAATCTTACACTGCGGTAGATATAGTTCCAGAACTCATATCGCGGAATAAAAAATATTTTAAAGAAGCTAATTTGTCTTTTCAATGTATAGATATTGCTAAGGATCAACTTCCTAAAGCAGATTGCGTCATCATAAGACAAGTATTGCAACATTTATCTAATAATGAAATAAAGCAAATTGTCAATAAACTGCCTACATATAGGTATATTATTTTAACAGAGCATTTACCAGAAGGCGCTTTTGTTCCTAATCTAGATATCATATCGGGACAAGGCATTAGAATTAAGAAGAAAAGTGGTGTCGATCTTTTGGCAGAGCCGTTTAATTTAAAAGTTAAAAAATCCAGTATTCTAGAACAAACGCAACTCAAAAATCACAAAGGGATTATTTCTACCGCGTTATATGAAATGTTTTGA
- a CDS encoding acyloxyacyl hydrolase encodes MLLIVNMVWCSNYSIAQESNSKNFISSIGLHLGTSSQESFLGNDPDYSHDNKFINIQLTHVVKTSGNWSFELLAQPTYYQTTHQLLNLFYIKPEDFDNFEELRERFLQSNDYEEFTLHLGLQARYNLTDSWSLYAIGAVGPQISTESTERLRQGFTFSDVIGLGTSYRFNKLRWDFRASLRHTSNAQLASPNSGHNSFSIETGVSFLLNE; translated from the coding sequence ATGCTTTTGATAGTAAATATGGTTTGGTGTTCTAATTATTCTATAGCACAAGAATCTAATTCAAAAAATTTTATCTCTAGCATAGGCTTACATTTAGGCACTTCTTCTCAAGAAAGCTTTTTAGGAAATGATCCTGATTATTCTCACGATAACAAATTCATAAACATCCAGCTTACCCATGTAGTAAAAACTAGTGGCAACTGGAGTTTTGAACTACTGGCGCAGCCTACCTATTATCAGACCACACATCAATTGCTCAATCTCTTTTACATTAAACCAGAGGATTTTGATAATTTTGAAGAATTAAGGGAACGCTTTTTACAATCTAACGATTATGAGGAATTCACCTTACACTTAGGATTACAAGCTAGGTATAACCTTACTGATAGCTGGAGTCTATATGCTATAGGAGCCGTAGGTCCTCAAATCTCAACAGAAAGTACAGAGCGACTAAGACAAGGCTTTACATTTTCTGACGTAATCGGTTTAGGAACATCTTATCGTTTTAATAAATTACGTTGGGATTTTAGAGCAAGCTTGAGACATACGTCTAACGCACAACTTGCAAGTCCCAACTCAGGCCACAATAGCTTCTCTATAGAAACTGGTGTGTCGTTCTTACTTAATGAATAA
- a CDS encoding DUF6588 family protein, whose amino-acid sequence MKTYLTFSLFVCLLLSMNESKSQNDVENVLTDILFILDGFNEPATEASVMQTGAGWFHTAKSLDKFKVNVSVGISGLPFSSNKKNFTVRDTDFLNVDIREGDQASIPTTLGGRGLDFFDFTIEGETYEFQAFSGLDTDFFALPYVQGQIGLWKETEATIRLVPQIKFDNSYYAVYGLGLKHNLSQYFFKENRSVEIAFYANYNLTDLNLDYNEPLDLAPTDGGDNLATITGSLIDFHSINTGIVVSKDFNKWTLSSAVNYNSSWVDYSLVGERSLFFDLFNDVLTTLSETRNSFKVDLGAAYQWTPKWNLNTQISAGQFVNLNISGIYNIN is encoded by the coding sequence ATGAAAACATACCTTACTTTCAGCTTATTTGTTTGTTTATTGCTCAGCATGAATGAATCAAAATCTCAAAATGATGTAGAGAATGTACTAACTGATATTCTTTTTATTCTTGATGGTTTCAATGAACCTGCGACCGAAGCTAGCGTCATGCAAACTGGTGCAGGATGGTTTCATACCGCAAAGTCGTTAGATAAATTTAAAGTAAATGTTTCTGTAGGAATCAGCGGCTTGCCTTTTTCTAGTAATAAAAAGAACTTTACGGTTAGAGACACTGACTTTCTTAATGTAGATATTAGAGAAGGTGACCAGGCTAGCATACCTACTACTTTAGGAGGAAGAGGTTTGGACTTTTTTGACTTTACAATTGAAGGTGAAACCTATGAATTTCAAGCTTTTTCTGGTTTGGATACCGATTTTTTTGCACTTCCTTACGTACAAGGTCAGATAGGCTTATGGAAAGAAACGGAAGCCACTATACGTTTAGTCCCACAAATAAAATTTGATAATTCTTATTATGCGGTATATGGATTAGGCCTCAAGCATAACTTATCACAGTATTTCTTTAAAGAAAATAGATCGGTTGAGATTGCATTTTACGCAAATTATAATCTGACTGATTTGAACCTCGATTATAATGAGCCATTAGACCTTGCGCCTACTGATGGAGGAGATAACCTTGCAACCATTACTGGTTCTTTAATTGATTTTCATTCCATCAATACAGGTATCGTGGTAAGTAAAGATTTTAACAAGTGGACTTTATCCAGTGCTGTGAATTATAATAGCAGCTGGGTAGATTATAGTCTTGTAGGAGAACGCAGCTTGTTTTTTGACCTTTTCAACGATGTACTCACCACTTTAAGTGAGACTAGGAATTCTTTTAAAGTAGACCTAGGTGCCGCTTATCAATGGACTCCTAAGTGGAATCTCAACACACAAATAAGTGCTGGACAGTTCGTGAACCTTAATATAAGTGGTATTTATAACATCAATTAA
- a CDS encoding vWA domain-containing protein: MKKSIFIVFITAVFLSCDTDGTMSSLNAGFDNEFQGNQYNDTGENPFILTSEEAISTFSIDADGGSYANSRRILQTENRIPIANAIRIEEFINYFDMQYDDDSSTRPITLNGEVTSCPWNTDHRLARIGVKGRDIDLDNAPATNYVFLIDVSGSMSSVNKLDILKQGFELLTDQLTANDRISIVTYAGSNSVVLSGVSGDQHTTIKNAIQYLGSGGGTAGASGIITAYEIAQNNFIPNGNNRIILGTDGDFNIGISDQDSLISLIEDKRESGVYLTVLGVGYGNLNEGTLEQIANKGNGTYEYIDKVAQLEKVFIHERNKFYTAAKDVKIQIEFSPDEVESYRLIGYENRILGTEDFNDDTEDAGEIGRGQSITALYEIVPSSTASNQALPSLKVNARYKEATGTSSNLLIHEIIDENLSFDLGTDAHRFSAGIAAFTLVMRDSQYRGNATYLMSSSLLQQASMNDPHGYKSELEQLVQLASGF, from the coding sequence ATGAAAAAATCAATATTTATTGTATTTATTACAGCTGTTTTTCTTTCTTGTGATACAGATGGGACAATGAGTTCTTTAAACGCAGGTTTTGACAACGAATTTCAAGGGAATCAATATAATGATACAGGAGAGAATCCATTTATTTTAACTTCAGAAGAAGCTATCTCTACTTTTTCTATTGATGCAGACGGCGGATCTTATGCTAACAGTAGAAGGATTCTCCAAACGGAGAATAGAATCCCTATTGCAAATGCTATAAGAATCGAAGAATTCATCAATTATTTTGATATGCAATATGATGATGACTCTTCTACGAGACCTATTACATTAAACGGTGAGGTCACCTCTTGTCCATGGAATACAGATCATAGATTAGCTAGAATAGGTGTAAAAGGACGTGATATAGATTTAGATAATGCACCAGCTACAAATTATGTTTTTTTGATAGACGTTTCGGGAAGTATGTCTAGTGTTAATAAATTAGATATTCTCAAACAAGGATTTGAATTGCTTACCGATCAATTAACAGCAAATGATAGGATTTCAATTGTTACCTATGCAGGAAGTAATAGTGTTGTTTTATCTGGTGTTTCTGGTGACCAACATACTACTATAAAAAATGCCATACAATATCTAGGTTCTGGTGGTGGAACAGCAGGAGCTAGCGGAATCATTACAGCTTATGAAATAGCGCAAAACAATTTTATTCCAAATGGGAACAATCGTATTATTCTAGGAACTGACGGTGACTTTAATATAGGAATAAGCGATCAAGATTCCTTGATATCATTAATAGAAGATAAGCGAGAAAGTGGCGTTTATTTAACTGTTTTAGGTGTAGGCTACGGAAATCTAAATGAAGGAACTTTAGAACAAATTGCAAATAAAGGAAATGGTACTTATGAATACATCGATAAGGTAGCGCAACTAGAAAAAGTCTTTATTCATGAACGCAATAAATTCTATACAGCAGCAAAAGATGTAAAAATCCAAATCGAATTTAGCCCAGATGAGGTAGAGTCTTATCGATTAATAGGTTATGAGAATAGAATACTAGGTACTGAAGATTTTAATGACGATACAGAGGATGCTGGCGAAATAGGAAGAGGTCAGTCCATAACCGCTCTTTATGAAATAGTACCTTCTTCCACAGCGAGTAACCAGGCATTGCCTAGTCTTAAGGTTAATGCGAGGTATAAAGAAGCTACAGGAACAAGCAGCAATTTGCTTATCCATGAAATTATAGACGAGAACCTTTCTTTTGATTTAGGAACAGACGCGCATCGATTTAGTGCTGGAATTGCAGCATTTACATTGGTTATGAGAGATTCACAATATAGGGGTAACGCAACTTATTTGATGAGTAGTTCTTTACTTCAGCAAGCTTCCATGAATGATCCTCATGGTTATAAATCAGAACTAGAACAATTAGTACAATTAGCTAGTGGTTTTTAG
- the rplT gene encoding 50S ribosomal protein L20 produces the protein MPRSVNAVARRARRKKVLKQAKGYFGRRKNVWTVAKNAVEKAMSYSYRDRRNKKRTFRRLWITRINAGARMHGMSYSQFMGAVKKNNIELNRKVLADLAMNHPEAFEAVVNKVK, from the coding sequence ATGCCTAGATCAGTAAACGCCGTAGCTCGTAGAGCTCGCAGAAAAAAAGTCCTCAAGCAGGCAAAAGGTTACTTCGGACGTCGTAAAAACGTATGGACAGTAGCAAAGAACGCAGTAGAGAAAGCAATGTCTTACTCTTACCGTGATAGAAGAAACAAGAAAAGAACATTCCGTAGATTATGGATCACGCGTATCAACGCTGGTGCTCGTATGCATGGAATGAGCTACTCACAGTTTATGGGAGCAGTGAAGAAGAACAACATCGAGTTAAATCGTAAAGTTCTTGCAGATCTTGCAATGAATCACCCAGAAGCTTTTGAAGCAGTAGTAAACAAAGTAAAATAA
- the rpmI gene encoding 50S ribosomal protein L35, with the protein MPKMKTKSSAKKRFKLTGSGKIKRKHAFKSHILTKKSKKRKLALTHSTLVHKADEPNIKLQLNLK; encoded by the coding sequence ATGCCTAAGATGAAAACAAAATCTAGTGCTAAGAAGCGTTTTAAGCTTACTGGCTCTGGAAAGATCAAAAGAAAACACGCTTTTAAAAGTCACATCCTGACTAAGAAAAGTAAGAAACGTAAGCTTGCTTTAACGCACTCTACATTAGTGCACAAAGCAGACGAGCCTAATATCAAGTTACAGTTAAACCTTAAATAA
- the infC gene encoding translation initiation factor IF-3, which yields MKEDKHAINEKIRARKLRLVGEGEPRIMDTRDALKEAQEKELDLVEISPNADPPVAKIMDYKKFVYEQKKREKAIKQNASKVVIKEIRFGPNTDDHDYEFKRKHAEKFLKEGAKLKAYVFFKGRSIIYKDQGEILLLRLAQDLEELGKVEQMPKMEGKRMNMFIAPKKK from the coding sequence ATCAAAGAAGACAAGCACGCAATCAATGAAAAGATTCGTGCGAGAAAATTACGATTAGTAGGTGAAGGAGAACCTCGTATCATGGATACTAGAGATGCCTTAAAAGAAGCACAAGAGAAAGAACTGGACTTAGTCGAGATCTCTCCTAATGCAGATCCACCTGTAGCAAAAATCATGGACTACAAAAAGTTTGTCTATGAGCAAAAGAAGCGCGAGAAAGCTATCAAGCAAAATGCTAGTAAGGTAGTAATCAAGGAAATTCGTTTTGGTCCTAACACAGACGACCATGATTATGAATTTAAAAGAAAGCACGCTGAAAAGTTTCTTAAAGAAGGAGCTAAATTAAAAGCATACGTTTTCTTCAAAGGACGTTCTATAATTTATAAAGATCAAGGTGAGATTTTACTTTTAAGATTAGCACAAGATTTAGAAGAACTAGGTAAAGTAGAACAAATGCCTAAAATGGAAGGTAAGCGTATGAATATGTTTATCGCTCCAAAGAAAAAATAA